Proteins encoded in a region of the Methanobrevibacter millerae genome:
- the trpB gene encoding tryptophan synthase subunit beta, whose protein sequence is MTKGRYGEYGGQYISETLMHELLHLEEQYNYYMNNPDFIDELNTLLKEYAGRPSLLYYAKRMTEDLGGAKIYLKREDLNHTGAHKINNVLGQVLLAKKMGKTRVIAETGAGQHGVATATAAALLDMECEVFMGEVDTKRQALNVYRMELLGAKVHSVKSGTKTLKDAVNDAFRDWIANVETTNYVIGSTMGPHPFPQMVRDFQAVISEEARKQILEKEGKLPTAVLACVGGGSNAMGAFYNFIDDENVQLIGCEAGGKGVDTPYNAAALTNGRIGIFHGMKSLFNQGEYGQIAPVYSISAGLDYPGVGPEHAFLKDSGRAQYVPVNDEEAVEAFEYLSRMEGIIPAIESSHAVAHAMKIAPEMGKDDIIIVCLSGRGDKDVKSIADYRGVDLNE, encoded by the coding sequence ATGACTAAAGGAAGATATGGGGAATATGGAGGTCAATATATATCAGAGACGTTAATGCATGAATTACTCCATTTGGAAGAACAATATAACTATTATATGAATAATCCTGATTTTATTGATGAATTGAATACATTATTAAAGGAATATGCTGGAAGACCATCTCTTTTGTATTATGCAAAAAGGATGACAGAAGATCTTGGCGGAGCAAAAATATATTTAAAAAGGGAGGATTTAAATCATACTGGAGCACACAAAATCAATAATGTTTTGGGTCAAGTTTTGCTTGCTAAGAAGATGGGCAAGACCAGAGTAATTGCAGAAACTGGTGCTGGCCAACATGGTGTGGCAACAGCAACTGCAGCAGCACTCTTGGATATGGAATGTGAAGTTTTCATGGGTGAAGTTGACACCAAAAGACAAGCTTTAAACGTTTATCGTATGGAACTGCTTGGTGCAAAGGTGCATTCTGTCAAATCTGGAACTAAAACCTTGAAGGATGCAGTTAACGATGCATTCCGGGATTGGATTGCTAATGTTGAAACAACAAATTATGTGATTGGTTCAACAATGGGGCCACATCCATTTCCTCAAATGGTTAGGGATTTTCAGGCAGTTATAAGTGAAGAGGCACGCAAGCAAATACTTGAAAAAGAAGGAAAACTGCCAACTGCAGTATTGGCCTGTGTTGGCGGAGGAAGTAATGCAATGGGTGCATTTTATAATTTCATTGATGATGAGAATGTTCAATTAATTGGATGTGAGGCTGGAGGAAAAGGTGTAGACACTCCATATAATGCGGCTGCATTGACTAACGGTAGAATAGGGATATTCCATGGGATGAAATCGTTATTTAACCAGGGTGAATATGGACAAATCGCTCCAGTATATTCGATATCTGCAGGTTTGGATTATCCTGGTGTTGGACCCGAACATGCATTTTTAAAAGATTCTGGAAGGGCTCAATATGTCCCGGTTAATGATGAAGAAGCAGTTGAGGCTTTTGAATACCTGTCTAGAATGGAAGGTATCATTCCAGCTATTGAAAGTTCACATGCGGTTGCTCATGCAATGAAAATTGCACCTGAAATGGGTAAAGATGATATTATAATTGTCTGTTTATCTGGGCGTGGAGATAAGGATGTTAAATCCAT
- the trpD gene encoding anthranilate phosphoribosyltransferase → MIREAILKVSRKEDLTYDEAYTTMDEIMGGEASEIQMSSYLTAMSMKGETIDEITASAEAMRNHCVRLLNDVEALEIVGTGGDGSNTFNISTTSSIVISAAGVPVSKHGNRSASSKCGAADVLEELGVNINIPPEKSVECLKKHNICFLFAQNYHIAMKYVAGVRKELGIRTIFNILGPLTNPAGATMQVLGVYDKELVEPLAKVLNNLGVKSALSVYGVDGMDEISASDKTCVCEIKDGETKSYEIDPMDFGFEKCRKEDLVGGDPKENAQITLDILKGQKGPKRNAVVLNSAAGLYVAGVVESIKGGVKIAEEIIDSGKALKQLEKFIEFTNS, encoded by the coding sequence ATGATTAGGGAAGCAATTTTAAAAGTATCACGAAAAGAAGACTTAACTTATGATGAAGCTTATACCACAATGGATGAAATTATGGGTGGTGAAGCAAGTGAAATTCAAATGAGCTCATATTTAACCGCAATGTCGATGAAAGGTGAAACAATTGATGAGATTACGGCATCTGCTGAAGCAATGAGGAATCATTGTGTAAGGCTATTGAATGATGTTGAAGCATTGGAAATTGTTGGCACTGGTGGTGACGGATCAAACACTTTCAATATTTCAACCACATCTTCAATTGTAATATCTGCTGCAGGTGTACCTGTATCAAAGCATGGAAACCGTTCTGCATCAAGCAAATGTGGTGCTGCAGATGTTTTGGAGGAATTGGGTGTTAACATTAACATTCCTCCTGAAAAAAGTGTGGAATGTTTAAAAAAGCATAATATCTGCTTTTTGTTTGCTCAAAATTATCATATTGCAATGAAATACGTCGCAGGTGTTAGAAAGGAGCTTGGAATAAGAACAATTTTTAATATTTTGGGGCCATTGACTAATCCTGCCGGTGCAACTATGCAGGTTTTAGGGGTTTATGATAAAGAATTAGTAGAACCTTTGGCAAAAGTATTAAATAACCTCGGTGTAAAATCAGCATTATCTGTTTATGGTGTCGACGGCATGGATGAAATATCAGCTAGTGATAAAACATGTGTCTGTGAAATTAAAGATGGTGAAACCAAATCATATGAAATCGATCCTATGGATTTTGGATTTGAAAAATGCAGGAAAGAGGATTTGGTTGGCGGTGACCCTAAGGAAAATGCTCAAATTACATTAGATATTCTTAAAGGTCAAAAAGGACCTAAAAGAAATGCTGTTGTTTTGAATTCTGCTGCAGGATTATATGTTGCAGGTGTTGTTGAATCAATAAAAGGTGGTGTGAAAATCGCCGAAGAAATTATTGATTCAGGTAAGGCATTAAAACAGCTTGAAAAATTTATTGAATTTACAAACAGTTGA
- the trpC gene encoding indole-3-glycerol phosphate synthase TrpC, with amino-acid sequence MLDEIVERTKERIELEKSIIPLDDLKREVSYLKIDDEFPFKKTLQCDDISIIAEVKRASPSKGLISEDFDYLQIARDYEDAGASAISVLTEPYFFKGDDDYLKEIAQNVNIPILRKDFVIDEYMIYQAKFLGASAVLLIVAILDIVDLKKYLDLAHSLGLSAIVEVHDSTEIMKALSVGAEIIGVNNRDLTDFSVDIENSINLRRCVGEDIVFISESGIKTKEDVTRLKENNVDAVLIGETLMKSDDKKAMILELKNG; translated from the coding sequence ATGTTGGATGAAATAGTCGAAAGAACAAAAGAACGTATTGAGCTTGAAAAATCTATTATTCCATTGGATGATTTGAAAAGAGAAGTTTCTTACTTGAAGATTGATGATGAGTTTCCTTTTAAAAAAACCCTTCAGTGTGATGATATATCTATCATTGCTGAAGTTAAAAGAGCTTCTCCTTCAAAAGGGCTAATCAGTGAGGATTTTGATTATCTGCAAATTGCTAGAGATTATGAGGATGCAGGCGCTTCAGCCATTTCTGTTTTAACTGAACCGTATTTTTTTAAGGGTGATGATGATTACTTAAAAGAAATTGCTCAAAATGTTAATATTCCAATTTTAAGAAAGGATTTTGTCATTGATGAGTATATGATTTATCAGGCCAAGTTTTTGGGAGCTTCTGCTGTTCTATTGATTGTGGCTATTTTGGATATAGTTGATTTGAAGAAATATTTGGATTTGGCTCATTCTTTAGGCCTGTCCGCTATTGTTGAAGTTCACGATTCAACAGAAATCATGAAAGCATTGAGTGTTGGTGCTGAAATTATCGGTGTCAATAACCGTGACTTGACAGATTTTAGTGTAGATATTGAAAACAGTATCAACTTACGTAGATGTGTTGGTGAAGATATTGTTTTTATTTCAGAAAGTGGTATCAAAACAAAAGAAGATGTTACCAGATTAAAAGAAAATAATGTTGATGCAGTTTTAATTGGTGAAACTTTAATGAAAAGTGATGATAAGAAGGCAATGATTTTGGAGTTGAAAAATGGCTAA
- a CDS encoding phosphoribosylanthranilate isomerase, whose translation MAKIKICGLKRLDDIEIINKYKPDYVGFVFADSKRKVSHDLARQMKENLDSSITSVGVFVDADADEIIGLYDGGIIDIAQLHGSESEEFIKLLKQKSNYQLKIINAIEMSGDKNLLEYDESIADYLLLDSGKGSGKTFDWCLIRKDLKKEFFLAGGLNADNISRAIEEFDPYAVDLSSGVETNGYKDELKIKEVMEAIND comes from the coding sequence ATGGCTAAAATCAAAATCTGTGGATTGAAAAGATTGGATGACATTGAAATCATAAATAAATACAAACCGGATTATGTGGGATTTGTTTTTGCAGATTCTAAAAGAAAGGTTTCGCATGATTTGGCTAGACAAATGAAAGAAAATTTGGATTCTTCAATTACTTCTGTCGGTGTATTCGTTGATGCGGATGCGGATGAAATAATCGGATTATATGATGGTGGAATAATAGACATTGCACAATTACATGGAAGTGAAAGTGAAGAATTTATAAAGTTATTAAAGCAAAAATCTAACTATCAACTGAAAATTATTAATGCAATTGAAATGTCTGGTGATAAAAATTTACTGGAGTATGATGAATCAATTGCGGATTATCTGTTGCTTGACAGTGGAAAAGGCAGTGGAAAAACCTTTGACTGGTGTTTAATAAGAAAAGATTTAAAAAAGGAATTCTTTTTAGCAGGGGGATTGAATGCAGATAACATTTCTCGAGCTATTGAAGAATTTGATCCATATGCTGTTGATTTAAGCAGCGGTGTAGAAACTAATGGTTATAAAGATGAATTAAAAATTAAGGAAGTCATGGAGGCAATAAATGACTAA